A single genomic interval of Halomonas sp. GT harbors:
- a CDS encoding ABC transporter ATP-binding protein: MVTTTQAESEQNGQAVIRVEGLVNRFGPVVVHENLDLTLKRGEILGVVGGSGTGKSVLLRSIVGLKRPNGGTIDVLGSRLSELNEQQRSQVERRFGVLFQRGALFSSLNLQENVALPLIEHAKLSRKDAEYLARIKLSLVGLPAKAALQFPESLSGGMVKRAALARALALDPDILFLDEPTAGLDPIGAAAFDQLLVTLRDALGFSVFLVTHDLDTLYATCDRVAVLSQKRVLVADTLENVAKTDDEWVQAYFNGPRGRAAQYAVNASTAGFKE, translated from the coding sequence ATGGTGACCACAACGCAGGCTGAATCCGAACAAAATGGGCAAGCTGTTATTAGGGTTGAAGGGTTAGTCAATCGCTTTGGCCCTGTGGTTGTTCATGAAAACCTCGACTTAACGTTAAAGCGAGGGGAAATTCTCGGTGTGGTGGGCGGCTCAGGAACCGGTAAGTCTGTGCTGTTAAGGAGTATTGTGGGCTTAAAGCGTCCTAATGGAGGCACAATCGATGTTCTGGGAAGTCGCCTAAGCGAATTAAATGAACAACAGCGCAGTCAGGTAGAACGCCGCTTTGGTGTGTTGTTTCAACGGGGGGCTTTATTTAGCTCACTGAATTTACAAGAAAATGTTGCTTTGCCGCTTATTGAACACGCCAAACTGTCGCGAAAAGATGCAGAGTACCTCGCACGCATCAAACTCTCTTTAGTTGGGCTGCCCGCTAAGGCGGCACTGCAGTTTCCTGAATCTCTATCGGGCGGCATGGTAAAACGTGCAGCACTGGCTCGTGCGCTGGCACTTGATCCAGATATTTTGTTTCTTGACGAGCCAACCGCGGGTCTTGACCCTATCGGGGCAGCCGCCTTTGATCAGCTATTGGTTACGCTGCGCGACGCGTTAGGCTTTAGCGTTTTTTTGGTTACCCACGATTTAGATACGCTTTATGCTACCTGCGACCGAGTCGCCGTGCTTTCACAAAAACGCGTGTTAGTGGCAGATACGCTTGAAAATGTCGCCAAGACTGATGATGAGTGGGTGCAAGCCTACTTTAATGGACCTCGAGGGCGTGCTGCTCAGTACGCTGTTAACGCATCAACGGCAGGTTTTAAGGAGTAA
- a CDS encoding MlaE family ABC transporter permease: MPNEWITHESGRLSLQHEWTLVHYQPLKSLVAQHTNSARNHAISLSGITQLDTAGAALIVELLGIENAKQQAESSLPKKQLALLVRVAEAMETPLDITPPKHNRIIDGLAIIGQQMVALYSQQRQLLAFIGLVLATLFSLLLRPHRWRFTATVAHIHSSGLNAVPIVALLTFMVGAVVAFLGATVLQDFGATVYTIDLVAFSFLREFGVLLAAILLAGRTASAFTAQLGAMKSNEEIDALQTQGLDPIELLVLPRVIALLISLPLLAFVGMLSGLVGGAMVATLSLDISISQFMTTLQKDVSVSHFLVGLSKAPVFAFVIAVIGCLEGFKVSGSAQSVGAHTTSSVVQSIFMVILIDALAALFFMELGW, translated from the coding sequence ATGCCAAACGAATGGATAACACACGAAAGTGGGCGTCTATCGCTCCAACATGAGTGGACACTCGTTCATTACCAGCCGCTAAAATCGCTGGTGGCTCAGCATACTAATAGCGCCAGAAATCACGCTATTTCGCTGAGTGGTATTACCCAACTAGACACAGCAGGTGCTGCCTTAATCGTTGAGCTATTGGGCATCGAAAACGCCAAACAGCAAGCGGAAAGCTCATTACCTAAAAAACAACTGGCGCTTTTAGTACGGGTTGCAGAGGCGATGGAGACGCCTCTCGATATCACGCCCCCTAAGCACAATCGCATAATCGATGGATTGGCGATAATTGGCCAGCAAATGGTGGCACTGTACTCGCAACAGCGACAGCTTTTAGCGTTTATTGGGCTTGTCCTGGCAACACTGTTTTCTCTACTACTTCGTCCTCATCGTTGGCGTTTCACAGCAACGGTTGCGCATATTCATTCAAGCGGGCTAAACGCAGTCCCCATTGTTGCGCTGCTGACCTTTATGGTGGGCGCGGTGGTGGCTTTTCTGGGAGCCACCGTGCTTCAAGACTTTGGCGCCACGGTATACACGATTGATTTAGTGGCCTTCTCTTTTTTACGTGAATTTGGCGTGCTGCTCGCAGCAATTCTATTAGCTGGACGCACTGCCAGTGCCTTTACCGCCCAGCTTGGTGCCATGAAGTCCAATGAAGAGATTGATGCGCTTCAAACTCAAGGGCTTGATCCTATAGAGCTTTTAGTACTTCCTCGGGTAATCGCCCTGCTGATTAGCCTGCCTCTGCTCGCTTTCGTGGGAATGCTAAGCGGGCTCGTGGGTGGAGCCATGGTGGCAACGCTTTCGCTGGATATCTCGATTAGCCAGTTCATGACCACGCTACAAAAAGACGTATCCGTCAGCCATTTCCTGGTCGGTCTCAGTAAAGCGCCCGTATTTGCATTTGTTATTGCCGTCATTGGCTGTCTTGAAGGCTTTAAGGTCAGCGGTAGCGCACAATCTGTTGGCGCTCACACTACCTCAAGCGTCGTGCAATCAATTTTTATGGTCATCCTTATTGACGCGCTAGCCGCACTGTTTTTTATGGAGCTGGGATGGTGA
- a CDS encoding SulP family inorganic anion transporter, with protein MFKRYFPILTWLPHYHKRLLGADVLAGLIVTVMVIPQSLAYALLAGLPAVVGLYASILPQLIYTFLGTSRTLAVGPVAIIALMTGAALSSVATPGSPDYLQAALVLSLLSGGILVAMGALKMGFFSNFLSHPVISGFLTASGILIAVSQLGSLMGVSSSGFTLVERVITLFPNLPTFNPYTLAIGASTLFFLVMMRRFGKQSLGAIGLPKALADLITKAGPVFAVVITTLATWYWQLADQGVAIVGTIPSGLPALSFPWGDTSLWHALFIPALLISLVGFVESVSMGQMLAAKRRQRISPNQELIGLGAANLAAGFTSGMPVTGGLSRTVISYDAGAQTPAAGAFAALGIALVTMAFTGWLYYLPIATLAATITVSILTLVDIPMLRQTWRYSRSDFAAMAVTILLTLVEGIEAGIIGGVSLSIALFLYRTSRPHSALVGRVPDTEHFRNTERHNVETVSNVALLRIDESLYFANARYLEDTVYNLVASYPELEHVVLICSAVNLIDASALESLDAINARLKDSDVKLHLSEVKGPVMDQLKKSDFLEALTGRVFLSTYAAWREFS; from the coding sequence ATGTTCAAGCGCTATTTTCCTATTCTTACATGGCTGCCCCACTACCATAAGCGCCTGTTAGGTGCCGATGTATTGGCGGGACTCATCGTAACCGTGATGGTGATTCCGCAGTCGTTAGCCTATGCCCTGCTTGCTGGCTTGCCCGCGGTAGTAGGTTTATATGCCAGTATTTTGCCGCAACTTATTTATACCTTTTTAGGTACAAGCCGCACCCTGGCCGTAGGGCCAGTGGCTATCATTGCGTTAATGACGGGCGCTGCGCTATCTTCTGTTGCAACGCCCGGCAGCCCCGACTATTTACAAGCTGCACTGGTACTTTCATTACTTTCTGGCGGCATATTGGTCGCGATGGGAGCCCTTAAAATGGGCTTTTTTAGCAATTTTTTAAGCCATCCGGTTATCTCGGGCTTTTTAACCGCATCGGGCATTCTGATTGCCGTCAGTCAATTAGGTAGTCTAATGGGCGTCTCCAGTAGTGGTTTTACGCTGGTAGAGCGTGTGATAACGCTCTTTCCTAACCTCCCTACCTTTAATCCCTATACGCTTGCAATCGGTGCTAGCACACTTTTTTTTCTCGTCATGATGCGGCGTTTTGGTAAGCAGAGCCTCGGCGCTATTGGTTTGCCTAAAGCGCTAGCCGATTTAATTACCAAGGCAGGCCCTGTCTTTGCAGTGGTTATTACGACGCTGGCTACTTGGTATTGGCAACTGGCCGACCAAGGCGTTGCCATTGTTGGCACCATTCCCAGCGGACTACCTGCGCTAAGTTTTCCCTGGGGAGATACGTCACTATGGCATGCACTATTTATCCCAGCGCTACTCATCAGTTTGGTAGGGTTCGTCGAATCTGTTTCCATGGGGCAGATGTTGGCAGCCAAGCGGCGCCAGCGCATATCTCCCAACCAGGAACTGATTGGCTTAGGTGCCGCTAATTTAGCGGCAGGATTTACCAGCGGCATGCCGGTGACTGGCGGCCTTTCACGCACGGTCATCAGCTATGACGCTGGGGCACAAACACCCGCAGCCGGGGCCTTTGCAGCCCTGGGAATAGCCTTGGTGACGATGGCGTTTACCGGATGGCTCTACTACCTGCCGATTGCAACGTTGGCCGCGACAATTACCGTATCCATTTTGACTCTGGTCGATATCCCCATGCTGCGCCAAACGTGGCGCTATTCTCGCAGTGATTTCGCTGCGATGGCCGTTACAATTCTGCTAACCCTAGTTGAAGGTATTGAAGCTGGCATCATCGGTGGCGTAAGCCTCTCTATCGCATTATTTTTGTATCGCACAAGCCGTCCTCATAGCGCGCTGGTGGGCCGCGTACCGGATACCGAACACTTCCGCAATACCGAACGCCATAATGTTGAAACCGTCAGTAATGTGGCGCTACTGCGAATCGACGAAAGCCTCTATTTTGCGAATGCCCGTTACCTTGAGGATACCGTTTATAATTTGGTCGCCAGCTATCCTGAGCTGGAGCACGTCGTTCTTATCTGTTCAGCTGTTAATTTAATTGATGCATCAGCCCTCGAGAGCCTGGATGCCATCAACGCCCGTTTAAAAGATTCCGATGTCAAGCTTCATCTATCCGAGGTGAAGGGCCCCGTCATGGATCAGCTCAAAAAGAGTGATTTTTTAGAGGCTCTGACCGGACGCGTTTTTCTTAGCACTTATGCTGCCTGGCGCGAATTTTCTTAA
- a CDS encoding methyl-accepting chemotaxis protein, which produces MRLLRLLVPLAVLGVSVWMMTESGALPYVALLLATGAGAGLMLVMMTSVYAADQTRLTKPIHGFKPIRDYGSLRAMAYRLMNRASSTAIASAEVSHYADLMAQRLSKQETMTSDASSSMNAINAAIMQVSASASHVASLAESARQASHHNHDELADIIGDMSDVSERSDRALELLSALNDKIERVRNVTSMIEGIAEQTHLLSLNASIEAARAGEHGRGFAVVAGEVRNLALKTSTATQSVDELVKDMHQSGQSVVGTMGALMSRIRERSQGMQQVGSSLATITEQFDQVEQEITSVAEAMESTKAHSQTVADSLRQLEDDVDEGNRDMSDLAQQARALMEAAEGVDGELAQQRLRGRHQHVFSAARQAADRIGKSFEKAIASGELSETSLFQPDYRVIPGTQPPLYHTGFDAFTDLQLPSLQEPLLAEYGLSYAIACDRNGYVPTHNAAVSREPTGDYDHDLKYCRSKRIFDDPTGSRCGAHEKPLLLQTYKRDTGEIMHDLSVPIYINSKHWGGFRVGYQPEKTNDISAVVIEKPVEELASGTRLLART; this is translated from the coding sequence ATGCGACTACTTCGGCTGTTAGTGCCTTTGGCAGTGCTAGGTGTTTCTGTTTGGATGATGACTGAATCTGGTGCTTTACCCTATGTTGCGCTGCTATTGGCGACGGGGGCTGGCGCGGGTTTAATGCTCGTTATGATGACGTCGGTTTACGCCGCTGATCAAACGCGTTTGACGAAACCTATCCACGGTTTCAAGCCCATTCGCGATTATGGTTCGCTTCGCGCGATGGCCTATCGGTTGATGAACCGAGCGAGTAGCACCGCTATCGCCTCGGCAGAAGTTTCTCATTACGCTGATCTTATGGCTCAACGCCTTAGTAAGCAGGAAACCATGACGAGTGATGCGTCATCGAGTATGAACGCTATTAATGCCGCCATCATGCAAGTGAGTGCCAGCGCTAGCCACGTCGCCTCGCTTGCCGAGAGCGCTCGTCAGGCAAGTCATCACAATCATGATGAGCTGGCCGATATTATTGGCGACATGAGCGATGTTTCCGAGCGCTCTGATCGAGCGCTGGAATTGCTATCTGCGCTAAACGATAAAATTGAGCGCGTGCGCAATGTGACCTCGATGATTGAGGGAATAGCAGAACAAACACATTTGTTATCACTCAATGCTTCTATTGAGGCAGCTCGAGCGGGAGAACATGGACGCGGATTTGCGGTGGTCGCGGGTGAAGTGCGCAACTTGGCGCTAAAGACGTCAACGGCGACACAAAGCGTCGATGAGCTTGTTAAAGATATGCACCAGAGTGGCCAGAGTGTTGTTGGTACGATGGGAGCGCTGATGAGCCGAATCAGAGAGCGTTCCCAAGGGATGCAGCAGGTGGGCAGCAGTCTTGCCACCATCACGGAGCAGTTCGATCAAGTAGAGCAGGAAATCACCAGCGTCGCAGAAGCAATGGAAAGCACCAAGGCCCATAGCCAAACAGTTGCTGATAGCTTACGACAGCTTGAAGATGATGTAGATGAGGGCAATCGCGATATGAGCGATTTAGCCCAGCAAGCTCGGGCATTGATGGAGGCCGCAGAAGGGGTTGATGGCGAGCTGGCACAGCAGCGTTTACGGGGGCGACATCAGCATGTATTTAGCGCTGCTCGCCAAGCGGCTGACCGTATTGGTAAATCGTTTGAGAAAGCGATTGCTTCCGGTGAGTTATCAGAAACGTCGCTATTCCAACCTGATTACAGGGTCATACCAGGGACACAGCCGCCGCTTTACCACACCGGCTTTGATGCATTCACGGATCTACAGTTACCCAGCTTGCAAGAACCTTTGCTTGCTGAGTACGGGTTGAGTTACGCCATTGCATGTGACCGCAACGGTTATGTGCCTACTCATAACGCAGCCGTCAGCCGCGAGCCCACCGGTGATTACGATCACGATCTCAAGTATTGCCGCAGCAAACGTATTTTTGATGATCCGACTGGCAGCCGTTGCGGCGCCCATGAGAAGCCGCTGCTGCTACAAACCTATAAGCGTGACACAGGTGAAATCATGCACGATCTTTCGGTACCCATTTACATTAATAGCAAGCACTGGGGAGGCTTTCGTGTGGGTTACCAGCCTGAAAAGACAAATGACATCAGTGCAGTGGTGATTGAAAAACCAGTGGAAGAGCTAGCCTCAGGTACCCGCCTTCTGGCGCGGACGTGA
- the rarD gene encoding EamA family transporter RarD: MLSPASRDPEAVKGVMFGLTAYTMWGCFPLFFALFDGIPAFEILIHRILWSCLFLVGLISILRRWTPVVSALFEPKRLGRVLACALLIAFNWGLYIYAVESKQVLQASLGYFLTPLVNIALGVLVLREVMARLQLVALGLASLAIAIQFVILGELPWISLLLALSFGSYGLFRKQVPLDGLSGLFVETLLLFPLALIALTWLSWQGESHFIHDVPMSALLMISGVLTALPLMAFAGAARRLRLATLGFLMYINPSIQFLIAIIIFGEPLGLIQLVTFVMIWTGLALYSWSSWQSRPRQKAGT, from the coding sequence ATGCTTTCACCTGCATCAAGGGATCCTGAAGCGGTTAAGGGCGTTATGTTTGGCTTAACCGCTTACACCATGTGGGGCTGTTTCCCACTATTTTTCGCTCTCTTTGATGGCATCCCGGCATTTGAAATTCTGATACACCGGATTTTGTGGTCGTGCCTTTTCCTGGTGGGGTTAATCAGCATACTGCGCCGATGGACGCCAGTGGTTAGCGCACTTTTTGAGCCCAAGCGCTTGGGACGCGTACTCGCTTGCGCGTTATTGATTGCCTTTAATTGGGGCCTCTACATCTATGCCGTTGAGAGCAAACAGGTGTTACAAGCCAGTTTAGGCTACTTTCTCACGCCGCTGGTAAACATTGCCCTGGGTGTGCTGGTGCTACGTGAGGTAATGGCTCGCCTCCAGCTAGTTGCTCTCGGCTTAGCAAGTTTAGCGATTGCAATTCAGTTCGTGATATTGGGTGAACTGCCCTGGATCAGCCTATTGCTAGCACTTAGCTTTGGTAGCTACGGATTATTTCGCAAGCAAGTACCTCTTGATGGGCTTTCAGGTCTATTTGTAGAGACGCTCTTGCTGTTCCCGTTGGCATTAATAGCGCTCACTTGGCTCAGCTGGCAGGGGGAATCTCACTTCATTCATGATGTGCCAATGAGTGCCCTGCTAATGATTAGCGGCGTGTTAACCGCTTTGCCATTAATGGCCTTTGCTGGGGCTGCACGACGTCTACGGCTGGCAACACTGGGGTTTCTGATGTACATCAACCCCAGCATTCAGTTTTTGATTGCGATCATCATCTTTGGCGAGCCTCTAGGCCTCATCCAGTTAGTCACATTTGTGATGATCTGGACAGGCTTAGCGCTTTATTCCTGGTCATCTTGGCAGTCACGTCCGCGCCAGAAGGCGGGTACCTGA